The following proteins come from a genomic window of Campylobacter concisus:
- the rseP gene encoding RIP metalloprotease RseP, which yields MKGILFTLALLGLGLYAYSFYFLVTVLAISFLIFFHELGHFLAARTLGVKVNTFSIGFGEKIYTKNVSGTDYCLSAIPLGGYVQLKGQDDTDPKAKNYDADSYNVLSPIKRIYILFAGPFFNFILAFFIYILLGFIGVERLAPSVGHIAEGSAAASAGIAKNDKILAINGVKINEWDEISKNVKLEPSTILIDRNGSILSINLTPKIGETINIFNEKIQHPLIGIRSNGEVIKIYHTGFSSLKFAYDETLKASMLIFKSLEKLIIGDISPKEVSGILQITDITSKAAKIGISVLLTIMAFISANLGVFNLLPIPALDGGHILFNLYELIFRREVNERVLIMLTYCGWALLLGIMVLATFNDIMRLSGGL from the coding sequence TTGAAAGGCATTCTCTTCACGCTGGCCCTGCTTGGACTTGGGCTTTATGCGTATTCGTTTTATTTTTTAGTGACTGTTTTAGCCATTAGTTTTCTTATATTTTTTCACGAGCTTGGCCACTTTTTGGCAGCAAGAACGCTTGGCGTAAAGGTAAACACCTTTAGTATCGGATTTGGCGAGAAAATTTACACCAAAAACGTTAGTGGCACCGACTACTGCCTAAGCGCTATCCCACTTGGCGGATACGTACAGCTAAAAGGGCAAGACGACACCGACCCAAAAGCCAAAAACTACGACGCGGACAGCTACAACGTGCTAAGTCCCATAAAGCGCATTTACATTCTCTTTGCAGGGCCTTTTTTTAACTTTATCTTGGCGTTTTTTATATACATTTTGCTTGGATTTATAGGCGTTGAGAGGCTTGCACCAAGTGTCGGCCACATAGCTGAGGGCTCGGCAGCTGCCAGCGCTGGAATAGCTAAAAATGATAAAATTTTAGCAATAAATGGCGTAAAGATAAACGAGTGGGACGAGATCAGTAAAAATGTAAAACTTGAGCCAAGCACCATTTTGATAGATAGAAACGGCTCAATTTTAAGCATAAATTTAACACCAAAGATAGGCGAGACGATAAATATATTTAATGAAAAGATCCAGCACCCACTAATCGGCATTAGGTCAAACGGCGAAGTGATAAAAATTTATCACACAGGCTTTAGTAGCCTAAAATTTGCTTATGATGAAACTCTAAAGGCTTCAATGCTCATCTTTAAAAGTCTTGAAAAGCTAATCATTGGAGACATATCACCAAAAGAGGTTAGCGGTATCCTACAAATCACTGATATAACCTCAAAAGCCGCAAAGATCGGCATCAGCGTACTCCTAACCATCATGGCATTCATCTCTGCAAATTTAGGTGTATTTAATCTACTCCCTATCCCAGCACTTGATGGCGGCCACATACTTTTTAACCTATATGAGCTGATTTTTAGACGTGAGGTAAATGAGCGAGTGCTAATTATGCTTACCTACTGCGGTTGGGCGCTACTACTTGGCATAATGGTACTTGCGACTTTTAATGACATTATGAGATTAAGCGGAGGTTTATAA
- a CDS encoding YggS family pyridoxal phosphate-dependent enzyme — MIVLKELLEKIENLSKDVTLIAVSKNVTSTEVKELYAQGQRNFGENRVQELAKKELELQNFTDIKWHMIGRLQNNKINQMISLKPTLWQSCDSFERAVEVDKRLSYRLDTLLQINSADEDTKQGVSVANAAEIYDRIQSECKNINLKGVMSIGAHVDESKEIQKSFELTYKIFDSLKPKGAAICSMGMSSDFELAIKCGSNMIRLGTMLYL, encoded by the coding sequence ATGATAGTTTTAAAAGAGCTATTAGAAAAGATCGAAAATTTAAGCAAAGACGTGACACTAATCGCCGTTAGTAAAAATGTCACAAGTACTGAAGTAAAAGAGCTTTACGCGCAAGGGCAAAGAAATTTTGGCGAAAACAGAGTCCAGGAGCTAGCCAAAAAAGAGCTAGAACTGCAAAATTTTACTGATATAAAATGGCATATGATCGGCCGCTTGCAAAATAACAAAATAAATCAAATGATAAGTCTAAAGCCAACACTTTGGCAAAGCTGTGATAGCTTTGAAAGGGCCGTAGAGGTCGATAAAAGGCTTAGTTATAGGCTCGATACTCTGCTTCAGATAAACTCGGCTGATGAAGATACAAAGCAAGGTGTAAGCGTAGCAAATGCAGCAGAAATTTATGACCGTATCCAAAGCGAGTGCAAAAATATAAATCTAAAAGGTGTGATGAGTATCGGAGCGCATGTGGATGAGTCAAAAGAGATTCAAAAGAGCTTTGAGCTAACTTATAAAATTTTTGATAGCCTAAAGCCAAAAGGTGCAGCTATCTGTTCGATGGGCATGAGTAGTGACTTCGAGTTAGCGATAAAATGCGGCTCAAATATGATCCGCCTTGGAACTATGCTTTATCTATAA
- a CDS encoding phage tail protein yields MVLNLGGFKFRWEQTNSIDTQTDFGISEQERIQNYPALFSANLGSSTLNIEGQTLPYHGDKQGALKPLYALAALRQSLPLTNGNGKYFGRFVIVKISEKQAIFTPNGAFFTQSFSLELKRDYDG; encoded by the coding sequence ATGGTACTAAATCTTGGTGGGTTTAAATTTAGATGGGAACAAACTAATAGTATTGACACTCAAACAGACTTTGGCATAAGCGAGCAAGAGCGGATACAAAACTATCCAGCCTTATTTAGTGCAAATTTAGGGAGCAGCACTCTTAATATAGAGGGTCAAACACTGCCATATCACGGTGATAAACAAGGCGCATTAAAGCCACTTTATGCCTTAGCCGCCTTACGTCAAAGCTTACCGCTTACAAATGGAAATGGTAAATATTTTGGTCGCTTCGTTATAGTAAAAATCAGTGAAAAACAAGCGATTTTCACTCCAAATGGAGCATTTTTTACGCAAAGTTTTAGTTTAGAGCTAAAAAGGGATTATGATGGATAA
- a CDS encoding phage tail tape measure protein: MDNAQVGISIGLAVKGLSKISELKKGFDGLKGKIAEAKKAITSLDNTRLSNLSSQIRESQKALLGELTTNFSNLTNSVAIGVPIKLAIDDEAAFANVKKYVDDSDENLAKLKNEMRGLSSQLGESFSNIADIAAGGGKINLAGEELVTYTKMLATGSVAFEMSSEALSKAANNMKVGFKMNDIKELNSFFDSVNLLDNKVTNANASDIFEATSLTAANASLIGLDSKSASAISATMLSTGKASSVVGTSLNALYSTLSMADKKGKNFQEALASIGMDATYLKTALQKDAAGAITTFLEAISRADKDKQAGLLYDLVGGNFNDEIAGLVTNIDALKANIKMAHSDEATGSMQRELQTKLNTTKSGIERVTQAWRNLGSSLGETFLPLTNLLASILSKVAGVLSSLNEKFPRLSAIVVSAAAGLMIFKPVLLLSKIALLGVADGLLGVIRVVKFLNPMLLIAKLRWLAHAVSISSATLAAKAHAFSIWLVGARLRATLAITTAYSAASKAFAAACALMRSGLMAATLAIRTMKFALISTGIGAIVVALGTAAAYLMENWEKVKAFFLEIWESVKPYWESTTKFFSDLWQGVSDFLSAIFEPVIKIWDELFGGFFDWIAEKFGWINDMVGEAIKGLSSAWSKTKEFFGFGSDEQASSELKPKDDSGGFFNSIFGSDSDTHAKEAPALVAASTGGGAINISFNGDFLLNSDNGKFDLESFKAQIVKGVKDALRRDEFNRKNTDVRG; this comes from the coding sequence ATGGATAACGCACAAGTTGGTATTAGTATTGGTCTAGCAGTAAAAGGGCTAAGTAAAATATCAGAGCTAAAAAAAGGGTTTGATGGTTTAAAAGGTAAGATAGCAGAAGCAAAAAAAGCCATAACATCTTTAGACAACACTAGATTGTCAAATCTATCTAGCCAAATAAGAGAGAGCCAAAAAGCACTTTTAGGCGAGCTTACGACAAATTTTAGCAATCTTACAAACTCGGTAGCCATAGGAGTGCCAATCAAACTTGCCATTGATGATGAGGCTGCTTTTGCGAATGTAAAAAAATATGTTGATGATAGCGATGAAAACCTAGCTAAGCTAAAAAATGAGATGAGAGGGCTAAGCTCACAGCTTGGAGAGAGCTTTAGTAATATAGCTGACATTGCAGCTGGCGGCGGTAAGATAAATTTAGCCGGTGAGGAGCTAGTAACTTACACAAAAATGCTTGCAACCGGCTCAGTTGCATTTGAAATGAGTTCTGAAGCCTTATCAAAGGCGGCCAATAATATGAAAGTTGGCTTTAAGATGAACGATATAAAGGAGCTTAATAGCTTTTTTGATAGTGTAAACTTGCTCGACAATAAGGTTACTAATGCAAATGCTTCTGATATATTTGAGGCTACTTCGCTAACAGCTGCAAATGCCAGCTTAATAGGCCTAGATAGTAAAAGCGCCAGCGCCATAAGTGCTACAATGTTAAGCACTGGCAAAGCTAGCTCAGTCGTAGGCACTAGCTTAAATGCTCTTTACTCCACACTCTCAATGGCTGATAAAAAGGGTAAAAATTTTCAAGAAGCGCTAGCAAGCATAGGCATGGATGCAACATATCTAAAAACAGCCCTACAAAAAGATGCTGCTGGAGCTATAACTACGTTTTTAGAAGCGATCTCTAGAGCCGATAAAGATAAGCAAGCAGGGCTACTTTATGATCTAGTTGGCGGAAATTTTAACGATGAGATAGCGGGGCTTGTAACAAATATCGATGCTCTTAAAGCAAATATCAAAATGGCACACTCGGATGAAGCCACAGGATCTATGCAGCGTGAGCTACAAACGAAGCTAAACACTACAAAAAGTGGCATCGAAAGGGTTACGCAAGCATGGAGAAATCTAGGTTCAAGCCTGGGAGAAACCTTTTTACCACTTACAAATTTATTAGCTTCTATCTTAAGTAAGGTAGCTGGAGTGTTAAGCTCGCTAAATGAAAAATTTCCAAGACTAAGTGCCATAGTTGTTAGCGCTGCAGCCGGCCTTATGATCTTTAAACCGGTGTTGCTTCTTAGCAAGATAGCACTTTTAGGCGTAGCAGATGGACTTTTGGGCGTTATAAGGGTAGTGAAATTTTTAAATCCTATGCTCTTAATAGCAAAACTCAGATGGTTGGCTCATGCTGTGAGTATATCAAGTGCCACGCTAGCTGCCAAAGCTCATGCATTTAGTATTTGGCTAGTTGGTGCAAGACTAAGGGCAACTCTAGCTATCACTACTGCTTATAGTGCTGCCTCGAAGGCCTTTGCAGCAGCATGTGCCTTAATGCGTAGTGGCTTAATGGCAGCAACTCTAGCTATAAGGACTATGAAATTTGCTCTTATTAGCACAGGCATTGGTGCCATAGTAGTAGCTCTTGGCACAGCAGCGGCCTATCTTATGGAAAATTGGGAAAAAGTAAAGGCATTTTTTCTTGAGATATGGGAGAGTGTAAAGCCATATTGGGAGAGCACGACAAAGTTTTTTAGCGATCTTTGGCAAGGAGTGAGCGACTTTTTAAGCGCTATTTTTGAGCCAGTTATCAAGATATGGGATGAGCTCTTTGGTGGCTTTTTTGACTGGATAGCTGAGAAATTTGGCTGGATAAATGACATGGTCGGTGAGGCCATTAAGGGGCTAAGTAGTGCTTGGAGCAAGACAAAAGAATTCTTTGGCTTTGGAAGTGATGAGCAAGCAAGCAGTGAGCTAAAACCAAAAGATGATAGCGGTGGCTTTTTTAACTCTATTTTTGGCTCAGATAGTGATACTCATGCAAAAGAGGCTCCAGCTCTAGTGGCAGCTAGCACAGGTGGTGGTGCTATCAACATTAGTTTTAATGGTGATTTTTTACTTAACTCAGATAATGGCAAATTTGACCTAGAGAGTTTTAAGGCTCAAATAGTAAAAGGCGTTAAAGACGCACTAAGACGTGATGAGTTTAACCGTAAAAACACGGATGTAAGGGGATAA
- a CDS encoding ComF family protein codes for MFCVFCKSFTLNTFCKICSQILSEPSPIVRELEGFKIYSFYGYSETKELIHSKHQMHGYFIYKNLAKFTFKKFAKSFSFPEQVYAIPIDDRVNFGYSHTAILANALRAKNLKPIFHALHATSKTSYSGRDLQFRQNNPRNFKILKKITAPVILVDDIITTGTTILEARNTLEKAGVKVLFALVLADAKH; via the coding sequence ATGTTTTGTGTGTTTTGCAAGAGCTTTACGCTAAATACATTTTGTAAAATTTGCTCACAAATTTTAAGTGAGCCAAGCCCGATAGTAAGAGAACTAGAGGGCTTTAAAATTTATAGCTTTTACGGCTACTCTGAAACAAAAGAACTCATCCACTCAAAGCATCAAATGCATGGATATTTTATATATAAAAATTTAGCCAAATTTACATTTAAGAAATTTGCCAAAAGTTTTAGCTTCCCAGAGCAAGTTTATGCTATCCCTATAGATGATAGAGTTAATTTTGGCTACTCACACACGGCTATTTTGGCAAATGCACTAAGGGCTAAAAATCTAAAGCCTATATTTCACGCACTGCATGCAACCAGCAAGACCAGTTATAGTGGCAGGGATTTACAATTTAGACAAAATAACCCAAGAAATTTTAAAATCCTAAAAAAGATCACTGCTCCAGTTATTTTAGTAGATGATATCATAACCACTGGCACTACGATACTTGAGGCTAGAAATACTCTAGAAAAAGCTGGCGTAAAAGTACTTTTTGCTCTAGTTTTGGCTGACGCTAAACATTAA
- a CDS encoding tail protein X yields MDKIYIAKDGDRLDTITYNHYGHLRFFEQILTINPKLNTTLHAGDRVFLPDIKETAKEQAKLW; encoded by the coding sequence ATGGATAAAATTTACATAGCTAAAGACGGTGATAGGCTTGATACTATCACCTACAACCACTACGGACATCTAAGGTTTTTTGAGCAAATTCTAACTATAAACCCAAAGCTTAACACAACACTTCATGCAGGCGATAGGGTGTTTTTGCCTGATATAAAAGAAACAGCGAAAGAGCAGGCAAAACTATGGTGA
- a CDS encoding cation diffusion facilitator family transporter, translated as MYMHKSSDIKENLNIKGAYLHVLGDTLGSVGAIIAALVIMKFGLTQADSIASIFVSILIIKSGFGLLKDSFNILIEAVPVDLNTDEILAIIKGVDGVRQVHDLHIWTISAGSNALIAHVVVDDVLSVGEISKMIKRIEHELSHVGIGHVTLQFESSSHGHKDELICELKSKEEHGHFGHKH; from the coding sequence ATTTATATGCATAAAAGTAGCGATATAAAAGAGAATTTAAATATAAAAGGAGCTTATCTTCATGTCCTTGGTGATACGCTTGGTTCCGTTGGAGCAATCATTGCGGCACTAGTCATAATGAAATTTGGCCTTACGCAAGCTGATAGTATAGCAAGTATATTTGTTTCGATACTTATCATAAAAAGTGGCTTTGGCTTACTAAAAGATAGCTTTAATATCCTTATCGAAGCCGTACCAGTCGATCTTAATACGGATGAAATTTTAGCTATCATAAAAGGCGTGGATGGCGTTAGACAGGTGCATGATCTACATATTTGGACGATAAGTGCCGGTTCAAATGCACTCATAGCCCATGTGGTGGTGGATGATGTGCTAAGTGTAGGAGAAATTTCAAAGATGATAAAGCGCATCGAGCATGAGCTATCTCATGTTGGCATTGGTCATGTCACTCTACAGTTTGAGAGCAGCAGTCATGGACATAAAGATGAGCTCATCTGCGAGCTAAAAAGCAAAGAAGAGCACGGACACTTTGGTCACAAGCATTAA
- a CDS encoding phage late control D family protein: MVRKPAFKLEASGKDITNIIRQNLISLSFTDKEGNESDEISFTLFGIYAKPVFGDSLKLWLGYGDDLYLCGSFSVQTASRDYKANTTEVRATAVNFASPAKEKRRVSWENTTLFGIAKKIASANALSLKTSGSDQNIASVIQDNVSDIEFLYDLCVKFGFLMAVKNDNIIITAKDAKGDASQTSNTSKNENLPTFTLNLTDLYSLEITEANRNSYTAVIVEWQDIEAGKVKSIKVGSGEQVYKMQIAQPKSDNEAFKQAEAKLNELQRGGINGRCSCEGKNIIAGGKLKFGGVAGLEANEFSIKEVSHKLSTSGYEIDIEFEG; this comes from the coding sequence ATGGTGAGAAAACCGGCTTTCAAGCTAGAAGCTAGCGGCAAAGACATAACAAACATCATCAGACAAAACCTAATAAGTCTAAGCTTTACCGATAAAGAGGGCAATGAAAGTGATGAAATCAGCTTTACCCTATTTGGCATATATGCAAAGCCAGTATTCGGAGATAGCTTAAAACTATGGCTCGGATATGGAGATGATCTTTATCTTTGTGGCTCTTTTAGCGTGCAAACGGCTAGCAGAGACTACAAAGCAAATACAACAGAGGTTAGAGCAACTGCTGTAAATTTTGCAAGTCCTGCAAAAGAGAAAAGACGTGTGAGCTGGGAAAATACAACGCTTTTTGGGATAGCTAAAAAGATAGCTAGTGCCAATGCACTATCTTTAAAAACAAGCGGTAGCGACCAAAACATAGCTTCTGTTATCCAGGATAATGTAAGCGACATAGAGTTTTTATATGATCTATGCGTCAAATTTGGCTTTTTAATGGCTGTTAAAAATGATAACATCATCATAACAGCCAAAGATGCTAAGGGTGATGCTAGCCAAACCTCAAATACTTCAAAAAACGAGAATTTGCCCACTTTTACACTAAATTTAACTGATCTTTACTCGCTAGAGATCACTGAAGCTAATAGAAACTCTTATACAGCCGTAATAGTAGAGTGGCAAGACATAGAAGCTGGTAAGGTAAAAAGCATTAAGGTGGGAAGTGGGGAACAGGTATATAAGATGCAGATAGCTCAGCCAAAGAGCGATAATGAGGCCTTTAAACAAGCAGAAGCTAAACTTAACGAGCTACAACGCGGCGGAATAAATGGTAGATGTAGCTGCGAAGGAAAAAATATCATAGCAGGCGGCAAGCTTAAATTTGGTGGAGTTGCTGGACTAGAAGCAAATGAGTTTAGTATAAAAGAAGTAAGCCATAAGCTTAGCACGAGTGGGTATGAAATAGACATAGAGTTTGAGGGGTAA
- a CDS encoding 2-hydroxymuconate tautomerase family protein, which yields MPFVKICVTKEGDSPSVEQKEKMISGVTKLISEILGRSAQNTVVIIDEIDTNNYGIAGESVKNLRKKQKEQKEVKC from the coding sequence ATGCCGTTTGTGAAAATTTGCGTGACAAAAGAGGGTGATAGCCCAAGTGTGGAGCAAAAAGAGAAGATGATAAGCGGAGTTACAAAGCTAATAAGCGAAATTTTAGGTAGAAGCGCTCAAAATACCGTTGTCATTATCGATGAGATCGATACAAATAACTACGGCATCGCAGGCGAGAGCGTGAAAAATCTCCGCAAAAAACAAAAAGAGCAAAAGGAAGTAAAATGCTAA
- the lepA gene encoding translation elongation factor 4: protein MKNIRNFSIIAHIDHGKSTLADRLIQECGAVSDREMSSQIMDTMDIEKERGITIKAQSVRLNYALNGENFVLNLIDTPGHVDFSYEVSRSLASCEGALLVVDASQGVEAQTIANVYIALENNLEIIPVINKIDLPAADPARVKDEIEHIIGLDCSGAIEVSAKSGIGIKELLEAIITRIPAPNGDVSKPTKVLIYDSWFDNYLGALALVRVYDGEILKNDEILVMGTGKKHIVLDLMYPNPIAPIKTKTLSAGEVGIVVLGLKNVSDVQVGDTITQSRNPLKEPVGGFERAKPFVFAGLYPIETDKFEDLRDALDKLKLNDSSISYEPETSVALGFGFRVGFLGLLHMEVVKERLEREFDLDLIATAPTVTYEVIQTDGLNLKIQNPSQLPPVNKIDSILEPYVKATIITPSEFLGNIITLLNNRRGIQTKMDYITPERVLLEYDIPMNEIVMDFYDKLKSSTKGYASFDYEPSDYRVGDLVKLDVKVAGETVDALSIIVPESKAQTKGRDFVKAMKEIVPRQLFEVAIQASIGNKIIARETVKSMGKNVTAKCYGGDITRKRKLLEKQKEGKKRMKAIGKVNLPQEAFLSVLKID from the coding sequence ATGAAAAATATTAGAAATTTTAGCATCATCGCTCACATAGACCATGGCAAAAGCACACTAGCTGATCGGCTTATTCAAGAATGTGGAGCTGTTAGCGACCGTGAGATGAGCTCGCAGATCATGGATACGATGGATATCGAAAAAGAGCGCGGCATCACGATCAAAGCCCAGTCTGTCCGCCTAAACTACGCACTAAATGGAGAAAATTTTGTTCTAAATTTGATAGACACTCCAGGCCACGTCGACTTTAGCTACGAGGTGAGCCGCTCTTTGGCTAGTTGTGAGGGTGCACTGCTAGTCGTGGACGCTTCTCAGGGTGTAGAGGCGCAGACTATCGCAAACGTCTATATTGCACTTGAAAACAACTTAGAGATCATCCCAGTCATCAACAAGATCGACCTACCAGCGGCTGATCCTGCTAGAGTAAAAGACGAGATCGAGCACATCATCGGACTTGACTGCTCAGGGGCGATTGAAGTGAGTGCAAAAAGCGGTATCGGCATAAAAGAACTGCTTGAAGCAATCATCACGAGGATCCCTGCGCCAAATGGCGATGTTAGCAAGCCCACAAAGGTGCTGATTTATGATAGTTGGTTTGACAACTACCTTGGCGCGCTTGCACTTGTGCGTGTTTATGATGGTGAAATTTTAAAAAATGATGAAATTTTAGTTATGGGCACAGGTAAAAAACACATCGTGCTTGACCTCATGTATCCAAATCCTATCGCACCGATCAAGACCAAAACGCTTAGCGCTGGCGAGGTTGGCATCGTTGTTTTGGGACTTAAAAATGTTAGTGACGTGCAAGTTGGAGATACGATAACGCAGTCAAGAAATCCTCTAAAAGAGCCAGTTGGGGGCTTTGAGAGGGCTAAGCCGTTTGTCTTTGCGGGACTTTATCCTATTGAAACTGATAAATTTGAAGATCTGCGTGACGCGCTGGATAAGCTAAAGCTAAATGACAGCTCCATTAGCTACGAGCCAGAAACCTCGGTGGCACTTGGATTTGGCTTTAGGGTTGGCTTTTTAGGTCTTCTTCATATGGAGGTAGTTAAAGAGAGGCTAGAGCGTGAGTTTGACTTGGACCTTATCGCCACAGCGCCAACCGTGACTTACGAAGTCATCCAAACTGATGGGCTAAATTTAAAAATCCAAAACCCAAGCCAGCTACCACCAGTCAATAAAATAGACTCAATTCTTGAGCCATATGTCAAGGCTACGATTATCACGCCAAGTGAATTTTTGGGTAACATCATCACACTTTTAAACAATCGCCGTGGCATCCAGACAAAGATGGACTATATCACGCCTGAACGCGTACTGCTTGAGTATGATATACCGATGAACGAGATCGTGATGGACTTTTACGACAAGCTAAAGTCAAGCACAAAAGGTTATGCGAGTTTTGATTATGAGCCTAGCGACTACCGCGTGGGTGATCTGGTAAAGCTAGATGTCAAAGTGGCTGGTGAAACAGTCGATGCACTTTCTATCATCGTGCCTGAGAGTAAGGCACAAACAAAGGGTAGGGACTTTGTAAAAGCGATGAAAGAGATCGTGCCACGTCAGCTTTTTGAAGTGGCGATACAAGCGAGCATCGGCAACAAAATCATAGCTAGAGAAACCGTAAAATCAATGGGCAAAAACGTCACAGCTAAGTGCTACGGCGGAGATATCACGCGTAAGAGAAAGTTGCTTGAAAAGCAAAAAGAGGGTAAAAAACGCATGAAGGCGATTGGAAAGGTAAATTTGCCGCAAGAGGCGTTTTTATCTGTCCTAAAAATAGACTAG
- a CDS encoding YajG family lipoprotein: MNKFKFLAIFGLFVLFLTGCAPSQSVVAFDPYKVAVSQQNSGFEAYISAVHDNRKNKSTIATITDGKGTVKEYVVLQNDLATYFSDSLKKELVARGTNVNGMGGVVVEIFINEFEANMSGYGTDNTKGNIKITLKIQKGDQSIVKNISNNQTKFELIRTGGAFKPFLTDIINDAVKRTAIAILNS; the protein is encoded by the coding sequence ATGAATAAATTTAAATTTTTAGCTATTTTTGGACTTTTTGTTTTGTTTTTAACTGGTTGTGCTCCAAGTCAAAGTGTTGTCGCATTTGATCCGTATAAGGTGGCTGTAAGTCAGCAAAATAGCGGCTTTGAGGCCTATATAAGCGCAGTGCATGACAACCGCAAAAACAAAAGCACCATCGCTACGATCACTGATGGCAAAGGCACAGTAAAAGAATATGTCGTGCTTCAAAACGATCTTGCTACTTATTTTAGCGATTCGCTCAAAAAAGAGCTTGTGGCGCGCGGTACAAATGTAAATGGTATGGGTGGCGTCGTGGTTGAAATTTTTATCAATGAGTTTGAAGCAAATATGAGCGGATACGGCACTGATAATACAAAAGGTAATATTAAGATCACGCTAAAAATCCAAAAAGGCGATCAAAGTATCGTTAAAAATATTTCAAATAATCAAACCAAATTTGAGTTGATTCGTACAGGCGGAGCATTTAAGCCATTTTTAACTGATATTATAAACGATGCAGTCAAACGCACAGCAATTGCTATTTTAAATAGCTAA